The following are from one region of the Pseudohongiella spirulinae genome:
- a CDS encoding homoserine kinase — protein MSVFTPLHESDIKEFLIPFNVGELIRYSGIDGGSENTNYFVDTRDSEGQHHSLVLTLVERGPVNELPFFIELLACLHKSDLPVPYSIADRTGLALHTLKDRPALLQPRLSGKHPDQPTIGQCAALGEFLAALHKASCTGRLQRHNDRGPDWVLKSAQLMLNKQWQDDAVWLIPALKQLCDWYKTTPRLPEAIIHGDLFRDNAMMTEDKVTGVIDFYNAATGWMLMDLAICVNDWCVSLPGEDKLSLDPQRIDALLQAYATLRPFTEEEKSAWPYVLQLAALRFWVSRQQYASQHQNKAGVLIKDPDYFRQTFMLHAASANTNLTPHS, from the coding sequence ATGTCAGTTTTTACACCCCTGCACGAAAGTGATATCAAAGAATTCCTTATCCCGTTTAATGTGGGAGAGCTGATACGTTATTCGGGCATTGATGGTGGCAGCGAGAACACCAATTACTTTGTTGATACCCGCGACTCAGAAGGCCAGCATCACTCGCTGGTTTTGACTCTGGTTGAGCGCGGCCCGGTCAATGAGCTGCCATTTTTCATCGAGCTACTTGCCTGTCTGCACAAGTCGGACCTGCCAGTGCCTTACTCAATCGCAGACCGAACCGGCCTGGCTCTTCACACTCTGAAAGACCGGCCAGCGCTATTGCAACCTCGACTGAGTGGAAAGCACCCGGACCAACCCACAATCGGACAATGTGCCGCATTAGGCGAATTTCTGGCCGCTCTTCACAAGGCAAGCTGCACCGGCAGACTGCAACGCCACAATGACCGCGGACCTGATTGGGTATTAAAAAGCGCACAGCTCATGTTGAATAAGCAGTGGCAAGATGATGCCGTGTGGTTGATCCCTGCCCTGAAGCAACTGTGTGACTGGTACAAAACAACGCCCCGGTTACCAGAAGCCATCATTCACGGAGATTTGTTCAGGGATAATGCCATGATGACGGAGGATAAGGTCACTGGCGTGATCGATTTTTACAACGCCGCCACCGGCTGGATGCTAATGGACCTGGCGATCTGTGTGAATGACTGGTGTGTTTCATTACCCGGAGAGGACAAACTCTCACTGGATCCTCAAAGGATTGACGCACTGCTGCAGGCATACGCGACATTACGCCCATTCACCGAGGAAGAAAAATCAGCCTGGCCTTATGTGTTACAACTGGCCGCTCTTCGCTTTTGGGTCTCACGCCAGCAATACGCCAGCCAACATCAGAACAAGGCCGGTGTGTTGATCAAAGACCCTGACTATTTCCGGCAGACTTTTATGCTGCACGCTGCCAGCGCAAACACTAATCTGACACCGCATTCATGA
- a CDS encoding ABC transporter permease translates to MSLTARVAGGEWQHLLRTRLALTVIVMMLTLIAIAAATSAYQLSSEAQVREAYQREAEESFRNQPARHPHRVVHYGHYVFRNPAPLAAIDPGVDTYTGRSIFLEGHRRNTATFSEARETSVLTRFGAVSPAFLLQVIAPLLLILIGYSSVVRERERGTLLQLLAQGVRPATLIYGKAFAIAGIAVLATVPLLISALWLTVRYPEELIPGVILFSGHAIYIAFWVITIVAVSAMSRTARSALISLMIIWAVSTILLPRIAADVAATAVPSQTQTEMDILIQRDMRVVGDSHNINDAGFQNFQAQVLAQYGVDRIEDLPVNYRGLVSLQGEAEGSAVKNQYAAQLHDTQRQQATVVNAFSLLSPYIAIRNLSMRAAGTDLINHQRFLDAAEAHRFALIQELNTIHAHELSFEDDAARSIDFEAEQRTRVSPEFWQRLQSFSFSPAPVPERLSAATPLLLALFLWLIAALVLVRRAAGRAGEA, encoded by the coding sequence ATGAGTCTGACGGCCCGCGTCGCAGGTGGCGAATGGCAGCATCTGTTGCGGACAAGGCTGGCGCTGACAGTTATCGTCATGATGCTGACACTGATCGCCATCGCTGCGGCAACTTCCGCCTATCAGTTATCCAGTGAAGCACAAGTGCGGGAGGCCTACCAACGCGAAGCAGAAGAGTCTTTTCGTAATCAACCCGCACGGCATCCGCATCGGGTTGTTCACTACGGCCACTATGTATTCCGTAATCCCGCGCCGCTTGCCGCCATTGATCCCGGCGTAGATACATACACCGGCCGATCGATTTTTCTTGAAGGCCATAGACGCAATACCGCCACATTCTCGGAAGCCAGGGAAACTTCCGTTCTGACCCGTTTCGGCGCTGTGTCACCTGCATTTTTACTCCAGGTAATTGCACCTTTATTGCTGATACTGATCGGCTACAGCAGTGTTGTCCGAGAACGCGAGCGCGGCACATTGCTGCAGCTGCTTGCGCAGGGAGTGAGACCTGCCACGCTTATTTACGGTAAAGCCTTCGCCATTGCCGGTATTGCCGTTCTGGCGACAGTCCCCTTACTGATCAGTGCACTGTGGTTAACTGTCCGCTACCCTGAAGAGCTCATACCGGGCGTGATACTGTTTTCAGGTCATGCCATCTACATTGCCTTCTGGGTCATCACGATTGTGGCAGTATCAGCTATGTCCCGAACAGCACGTAGTGCGTTGATCAGCCTGATGATCATCTGGGCAGTCAGCACGATTCTGCTGCCGCGCATTGCCGCTGATGTCGCCGCAACGGCAGTGCCATCCCAGACCCAGACAGAAATGGACATCCTGATTCAGCGAGACATGCGGGTAGTCGGTGACAGCCACAACATCAATGATGCCGGGTTTCAGAATTTTCAGGCGCAGGTACTCGCGCAATACGGCGTCGATCGAATTGAAGACCTTCCTGTAAACTATCGTGGCCTGGTGTCACTGCAGGGAGAGGCTGAGGGGAGCGCCGTGAAGAATCAGTATGCAGCGCAACTGCATGACACTCAGCGCCAGCAGGCAACTGTTGTAAATGCCTTTTCCCTGCTCAGCCCCTATATTGCCATCAGGAATCTGTCGATGAGGGCGGCAGGCACCGATCTGATCAATCATCAGCGATTTCTTGATGCGGCAGAAGCGCACCGTTTTGCATTGATTCAGGAACTCAACACGATCCACGCTCACGAATTGAGTTTTGAAGATGATGCGGCGCGCAGCATCGACTTTGAAGCGGAACAACGGACGCGTGTCAGCCCCGAATTCTGGCAACGGCTTCAGAGTTTCAGCTTCTCACCGGCACCCGTGCCGGAGCGTTTGTCAGCCGCAACGCCGCTCCTGTTGGCACTGTTCCTGTGGCTGATCGCTGCTCTCGTGCTGGTCCGGCGCGCAGCTGGCAGGGCGGGTGAAGCATGA
- a CDS encoding MFS transporter, translated as MSAQTHPRIILAMLLLNSFAVPLMLSSANVALPTIANELSLTAIALSWVPMAFLMASTMFVLIFGRLADNIGRKRVFLVGTAAVIVTSLIASLSQSDVMLLTARFLQGASAAMLHATQMAIISSVFPANQRGKYIGLVTGSIYIGLSAGPLLGGLVIDSVGWRAAFLMHVPLAAMVLIMGVFFVHDEWRGEKSIPFDLRGAVGWIISILLFCLGVSRLPNTDSYLLLLASAVSITLFIRHARTTLHPLWDVKLFFGNRTFTLSAAASLMMYSATYANVVLLSLYLQSVKGLSASSAGMIMMIQPAVMALGSPIMGRLSDRLEPRWLASAGMAVTAGGLFVLANLHPDSSLMYVAIALLMTGGGFALFSSPNVNAIMGSVEAKHFGSASGAVATTRLIGQLNSMVLVTLVVGLVMGNTLISADSIPQLARAIDLSFAIAGLICLPGIAFSLARGRLHSKPA; from the coding sequence TTGTCTGCACAAACACATCCCCGTATCATTCTGGCCATGCTGCTGCTGAACAGTTTTGCAGTGCCGCTGATGCTATCCTCCGCCAATGTGGCTCTGCCCACAATTGCCAATGAATTGTCACTGACTGCCATTGCCCTGAGCTGGGTGCCCATGGCCTTCCTGATGGCCAGTACCATGTTTGTGCTGATTTTCGGACGGCTGGCAGACAACATAGGGCGCAAGCGAGTCTTTCTGGTCGGCACGGCCGCTGTAATAGTCACGTCGCTGATCGCGTCGCTGTCCCAAAGCGATGTCATGCTGTTGACCGCCCGCTTTCTGCAGGGCGCCAGCGCGGCCATGCTGCATGCCACACAGATGGCCATTATCAGCTCGGTGTTTCCCGCCAATCAGCGCGGCAAATATATTGGCCTGGTAACCGGCTCCATCTACATAGGACTGTCCGCGGGCCCGCTGCTGGGCGGCCTGGTGATAGACAGTGTCGGCTGGCGGGCAGCCTTTCTTATGCATGTGCCTCTGGCGGCGATGGTATTGATCATGGGCGTATTCTTTGTGCACGATGAGTGGCGCGGTGAGAAAAGTATTCCCTTTGATCTGCGCGGCGCCGTTGGCTGGATCATCAGCATATTGCTGTTCTGCCTGGGCGTGTCCCGGCTGCCAAACACGGACAGTTACTTGCTGCTGCTCGCCAGTGCCGTCAGCATTACCCTGTTTATTCGTCATGCACGAACAACCCTGCACCCGCTTTGGGACGTTAAATTATTCTTTGGCAACCGGACCTTCACGCTCTCTGCCGCTGCATCGTTAATGATGTATAGCGCCACCTATGCCAATGTGGTGTTGTTGAGCCTGTACCTGCAGTCCGTTAAAGGTCTCAGCGCCAGCAGCGCGGGCATGATCATGATGATTCAGCCTGCGGTCATGGCCCTGGGCTCACCCATCATGGGGCGTCTGTCTGATCGGCTGGAACCGCGCTGGCTGGCCTCAGCAGGCATGGCGGTGACGGCAGGCGGGCTGTTTGTGCTGGCAAACCTGCATCCGGACAGCAGCCTCATGTATGTTGCTATTGCTCTGCTGATGACCGGCGGCGGTTTTGCACTGTTTTCCTCACCTAACGTGAATGCCATTATGGGTTCGGTTGAAGCGAAACACTTTGGCAGCGCTTCAGGAGCTGTAGCCACTACACGCCTGATCGGCCAGCTTAACAGCATGGTGCTGGTGACCCTGGTAGTGGGCCTGGTCATGGGCAACACGCTGATCAGTGCAGACAGCATTCCGCAACTGGCGCGGGCGATTGATCTGAGCTTTGCGATTGCCGGGCTGATCTGCCTGCCGGGCATTGCATTTTCTCTGGCACGTGGCCGACTGCATAGCAAACCAGCCTGA
- a CDS encoding GDSL-type esterase/lipase family protein, whose product MRQLTALLSSLSLTLFIALPITAQDLPDPTRFEAAIERFEEADRNNPPPKGAIVLTGSSSIMFWNEDAPADLAPLTVIPRGFGGSVMNDLLHYLDRIVLKYEPRAVLIYEGDNDTGRNFIPNDTIMTHVRQGIERIHARLPQARIYLLTVKPSVARVAHWQVASELNQRYRALAASDPRIHLIDVATPFLDANGKVMTDIFVADDLHLNEKGYDIWASSIREVLMAHEAQYE is encoded by the coding sequence GTGCGACAACTCACCGCTTTGCTTTCCAGCCTGTCTTTAACCCTGTTTATTGCCTTGCCCATCACGGCACAGGACTTGCCAGATCCGACTCGTTTCGAGGCAGCCATTGAACGCTTTGAAGAAGCTGACCGCAACAACCCGCCACCCAAAGGTGCCATTGTGCTTACCGGCAGCTCCAGCATCATGTTCTGGAATGAGGACGCCCCGGCGGATCTGGCACCGCTGACCGTCATACCCCGCGGCTTCGGTGGCAGCGTGATGAATGACCTGCTGCATTATCTGGATCGGATTGTGCTGAAGTATGAACCACGTGCCGTGCTGATTTACGAAGGCGATAATGACACCGGGCGCAACTTCATACCCAATGACACCATCATGACGCACGTTCGCCAAGGCATAGAGCGCATTCACGCGCGACTGCCGCAAGCGCGTATTTATCTGCTCACAGTAAAACCCAGTGTTGCGCGTGTCGCCCACTGGCAAGTGGCCTCTGAACTGAACCAGCGCTACCGTGCCCTGGCGGCCAGCGACCCACGTATTCATCTGATAGACGTGGCCACTCCGTTTCTGGATGCTAACGGCAAGGTCATGACTGACATTTTTGTGGCTGACGATCTGCATCTGAATGAAAAAGGATATGACATCTGGGCTTCCAGTATCCGGGAGGTTCTGATGGCTCACGAGGCTCAGTATGAGTAA
- a CDS encoding haloalkane dehalogenase encodes MNTTKSHKNDVLRTPDVCFDKLPDFPFAPNYGELPGFEGIRVHYLDEGSVDSDDVVLCLHGQPTWSYLYRKMIPVFVQRGHRVLVPDLIGFGRSDKPVDESFYTFSRHRDMLLSFIQHIVLAQRPHASITLVVQDWGGLLGLTLPMAFPDSINRLLIMNTALGTGDVPLGQGFLDWRAYSNSRPDLDIAALMKRGEPTLSDSEAAAYAAPFPDQRYKAGVRRFPNLVPDHPDADGAALSRQAREFFANKWQGESFMAIGMRDPVLGAPVMQHLRKLIRGCPPPMEIAEAGHFVQEHGEQIARQAFKTSDI; translated from the coding sequence ATGAATACAACGAAATCCCACAAGAACGATGTGTTAAGGACCCCGGACGTCTGTTTCGACAAGCTGCCGGATTTCCCGTTTGCGCCGAATTATGGTGAGCTGCCAGGGTTTGAAGGGATCCGTGTGCACTACCTTGATGAAGGCAGTGTTGATAGTGATGACGTTGTATTGTGCCTGCACGGCCAGCCGACCTGGAGCTATCTGTACCGCAAGATGATCCCTGTGTTTGTGCAGCGCGGGCACCGAGTCCTGGTCCCGGACCTGATTGGTTTCGGACGTTCAGACAAGCCGGTGGACGAGTCTTTTTATACGTTCAGCCGTCATCGGGACATGCTGCTCAGCTTCATTCAGCATATCGTCCTTGCACAGCGTCCTCATGCCAGTATCACACTGGTGGTGCAGGATTGGGGCGGACTTCTGGGCCTCACCCTGCCGATGGCGTTCCCCGATTCCATTAATCGTCTGCTTATCATGAACACGGCGCTCGGCACCGGCGATGTGCCTCTGGGCCAAGGTTTTCTGGACTGGCGGGCCTATTCCAACAGTCGCCCGGATCTGGATATCGCTGCCCTGATGAAACGGGGAGAACCGACGCTGTCAGATTCGGAAGCCGCGGCTTATGCTGCCCCCTTTCCTGATCAGCGCTACAAAGCCGGGGTGCGGCGCTTTCCCAATCTGGTACCGGATCATCCGGATGCTGATGGAGCAGCCTTGTCCCGGCAGGCAAGGGAGTTTTTTGCCAATAAATGGCAGGGCGAAAGCTTCATGGCTATCGGTATGCGCGATCCGGTGCTGGGTGCTCCTGTCATGCAGCATTTGCGCAAATTGATCCGTGGTTGCCCTCCACCAATGGAAATCGCCGAGGCCGGACACTTTGTCCAGGAGCATGGCGAGCAGATTGCTCGCCAGGCGTTCAAGACCTCAGACATCTAA
- a CDS encoding TonB-dependent receptor family protein, producing the protein MSVRTPFTITRLAMAVALSALPLTAFGQQGQASNPDAERRQAAPGIEVIRITGNQQGHSYIETGTVNLISRAQIEAVQPLSTEDVLRRIPGINIKGEEETSIVANFGLRGLSASESKSLLLEDGVPVAPGLFIGNDRYFNPRIQRVDTVEVLKGSASLRYGPSTIGGVVNYITKTPDDGVKLSGRVGSFNMREVNVEAGGRSTSGEAYAGVVASYAESDGFMDKGYEMSDVMFKAGTAIGNNQLLGVKFSYYQNDANISYRGLLLDDYRAGERYNPAPDDWYLQDRVAADLNHEWIINDSATLKTLVYWSDVSRDYWRYNTNTTASNAAGRWVYTDALTGNNRSFERVGAETRLSLSHELGGMMANTEVGFRVMSEESNDTRIRATRQQDRTGVNDRHRIDSADSVAAYVQTRIEFSDQLAVTPGLRVEDYEQKQLILTQNNATAKTSNTEYLPGVGITYEVTESAQIYGGVYRAFSPASNGVALDGLTDQNLDGERSTNYEAGIRGSEGPLSYEVAAFIMDFSNQVVTGNSDPNLSQSNAGKTEHRGMEFALAYDFGAGFSVDSNATWVPTSKFTTGAFDGNRLPYAPEFMANVSLNYSTDRLQAALSAHHRGEQYGDPSNQRDLPTGAGGGIWGGLLPSYTVLDLTAQYRVQDDFSVFGAVKNLTDKDYIAGLRQGIYAGPERSVEVGFRYGF; encoded by the coding sequence ATGTCAGTCAGAACACCTTTCACAATTACCAGACTCGCCATGGCCGTTGCTTTATCTGCGCTGCCACTGACGGCTTTTGGCCAGCAGGGTCAAGCCAGCAACCCGGACGCCGAGCGCCGCCAGGCCGCCCCGGGCATTGAAGTCATCCGTATTACGGGCAATCAGCAAGGCCACTCCTACATTGAGACCGGCACGGTTAATCTGATCAGCCGCGCTCAGATCGAAGCCGTGCAGCCTCTGTCGACTGAAGATGTTTTGCGTCGCATTCCTGGTATCAATATCAAAGGTGAGGAGGAGACTTCCATTGTCGCCAACTTCGGCTTGCGCGGACTGTCGGCCAGCGAGTCCAAGTCACTGCTGCTGGAAGACGGCGTGCCGGTTGCGCCGGGACTGTTTATTGGCAATGACCGATACTTCAATCCACGCATTCAGCGCGTCGACACCGTTGAAGTTCTGAAAGGATCTGCCTCTCTGCGTTACGGCCCGTCAACTATCGGTGGCGTGGTGAACTACATTACCAAGACACCGGATGACGGCGTGAAGCTGTCCGGCCGTGTTGGCTCATTTAATATGCGCGAGGTCAATGTCGAAGCAGGTGGCCGCAGTACCTCCGGCGAAGCGTATGCGGGCGTCGTGGCCAGCTATGCTGAAAGTGACGGTTTTATGGACAAAGGCTATGAGATGTCGGATGTCATGTTCAAAGCCGGCACAGCCATTGGCAACAACCAACTGTTGGGCGTGAAATTCTCCTACTATCAGAACGATGCCAATATCTCTTACCGCGGCCTGTTGCTGGACGACTACCGCGCCGGTGAGCGATATAACCCGGCACCCGATGATTGGTATCTTCAGGATCGTGTAGCGGCAGATCTGAATCACGAATGGATCATCAATGACTCAGCCACGCTAAAAACACTGGTTTACTGGAGTGATGTGAGCCGTGACTACTGGCGTTACAACACCAATACCACCGCCTCCAACGCTGCTGGTCGCTGGGTATACACTGACGCGTTGACAGGCAACAACCGGAGCTTTGAACGCGTTGGCGCGGAGACACGATTGTCTTTGTCTCACGAACTCGGCGGCATGATGGCGAATACCGAAGTCGGATTCCGCGTAATGAGCGAAGAATCCAACGACACCCGTATCCGGGCGACGCGTCAACAGGATCGTACCGGTGTTAACGACCGTCACCGTATCGACTCAGCCGACAGTGTGGCCGCCTATGTGCAGACGCGCATTGAGTTTAGCGATCAATTAGCCGTCACTCCCGGCCTGCGTGTCGAAGACTATGAGCAAAAACAGCTCATCCTGACGCAGAACAATGCCACGGCGAAAACCAGCAACACTGAGTACTTGCCCGGCGTAGGTATCACTTATGAAGTCACCGAATCCGCGCAGATTTACGGCGGTGTGTATCGCGCGTTCTCGCCGGCATCCAATGGCGTAGCACTGGACGGGCTGACCGACCAGAATCTGGACGGCGAACGCTCTACCAATTACGAAGCCGGGATTCGTGGCAGTGAAGGCCCCCTGTCTTACGAAGTCGCCGCATTCATCATGGATTTCAGCAATCAGGTAGTCACTGGCAACAGCGATCCGAACCTGTCACAGTCCAACGCCGGAAAAACTGAACATCGCGGTATGGAGTTCGCTCTGGCCTATGATTTTGGTGCAGGTTTCAGCGTAGACAGCAACGCCACCTGGGTACCGACGTCTAAATTCACAACCGGCGCTTTTGACGGCAACCGCCTGCCCTACGCCCCTGAGTTTATGGCAAATGTATCGCTTAACTACAGCACCGACCGGCTGCAGGCGGCACTAAGCGCACACCACCGTGGCGAGCAATACGGTGACCCAAGCAATCAGCGTGATCTGCCAACTGGTGCAGGTGGCGGTATCTGGGGAGGCCTGCTGCCATCCTATACAGTCCTGGATCTGACGGCTCAGTATCGTGTACAGGACGATTTCTCGGTCTTTGGCGCCGTAAAGAATCTGACTGACAAAGATTATATTGCCGGGCTGCGTCAGGGTATCTATGCAGGACCTGAGCGCTCGGTGGAAGTGGGTTTCCGCTACGGCTTCTGA
- a CDS encoding GNAT family N-acetyltransferase, protein MQIYSLKDKPEHLMQLAKWHHAEWSYLNPARSFEERVTEMKEDLQGKPIPTTYVAEVDGRLLGSATILADDMSSHPELTPWLASVYVDDAQRGKGIGSTLVRRVMQHAREHGVKRLYLYTPDQEQLYARLGWSLLSRESYNGTMVTIMSIDFD, encoded by the coding sequence TTGCAGATATATTCACTCAAGGATAAGCCAGAGCACCTGATGCAACTGGCAAAGTGGCACCACGCGGAATGGTCCTACCTGAACCCGGCACGCAGCTTTGAAGAACGGGTGACGGAGATGAAGGAGGATCTGCAAGGTAAGCCAATTCCGACAACCTATGTGGCTGAGGTAGATGGTCGGTTGCTGGGCTCTGCCACAATTCTGGCTGATGATATGAGTTCGCATCCGGAGCTGACGCCATGGCTGGCCAGTGTGTATGTAGATGACGCGCAGCGCGGCAAGGGCATCGGTTCGACGCTGGTGCGGCGGGTCATGCAGCACGCGCGGGAACACGGGGTAAAACGCCTGTATCTCTACACACCCGATCAGGAGCAGCTCTATGCCCGACTGGGCTGGTCGCTGCTCAGTCGGGAAAGCTACAATGGCACCATGGTGACAATTATGTCGATTGATTTTGATTGA
- a CDS encoding ABC transporter ATP-binding protein, whose product MSAAIEVVGLHVNRQGAEVLRDLNFQVAPGEVFALLGGNGAGKSTTLLTCIGMLKPAKGDVMICGRSASNEPELVRGSLAYLSETASLYEHLSARENLHYFLELAGMTPDPQAIEQALDTVSLQSEARDRRSAGFSKGMRQKVAIALALLRQTPVLLLDEPTSGLDPIAVEEFNQLLTTLCQRGVAVLMVTHDLFGACEVSARIGLLRNGQLVTQFEAGIDDKGERVHIDVETVKRAFAGKEAA is encoded by the coding sequence ATGAGCGCAGCAATTGAGGTAGTCGGTCTGCATGTCAACCGCCAGGGTGCCGAGGTGCTCCGCGACCTGAATTTTCAGGTCGCTCCCGGCGAAGTATTCGCGTTGCTGGGCGGCAATGGGGCCGGGAAGTCCACTACCCTGCTTACCTGTATCGGCATGCTTAAACCCGCTAAGGGAGATGTGATGATATGTGGCAGGTCCGCATCAAATGAACCTGAGCTTGTGCGAGGTTCGCTGGCCTACCTGTCGGAGACAGCCAGCCTGTACGAGCACCTTAGCGCCCGTGAGAATCTGCACTACTTTCTGGAGCTGGCTGGCATGACGCCAGATCCGCAGGCCATTGAGCAAGCTCTGGACACAGTGTCTCTGCAAAGTGAAGCACGCGACAGACGCAGTGCGGGGTTCTCCAAAGGCATGCGACAGAAGGTCGCCATTGCGCTGGCATTGCTTCGTCAAACACCGGTGCTGCTGCTTGACGAACCAACCTCGGGACTGGATCCGATAGCCGTTGAAGAGTTCAATCAACTGCTCACAACACTGTGTCAGCGCGGCGTTGCCGTTCTGATGGTCACCCATGACCTGTTTGGAGCCTGCGAAGTCTCTGCTCGCATCGGGCTGCTTCGCAATGGACAGCTGGTCACGCAGTTTGAGGCCGGTATTGACGACAAGGGAGAACGCGTACACATTGACGTCGAGACAGTCAAGCGCGCCTTTGCCGGCAAGGAGGCAGCATGA
- a CDS encoding DUF3526 domain-containing protein, with protein sequence MTILKDILRESRFVLGNRVTRLTWLILSVICAAALVLGQAEINRQTDTIERTRAQDRIELAQALDGAADYGGAAYDAFSLTWNPPDDVAFLAIGQRDIAPWMLRIRALALEGQIHESDNFNPELSLAGRFDYAFVIAFVLPLFIIALLYDVYAGERDSGRVAMLTATARRAGRLWAPRILALSGGAALACLLPLWLLGLSFGGNAAALLAVSAIVIAAVIFWSLLVSVVAFRTWSASVSAALATSCWLILALLVPLSGKLLIDRAVPGIDGARISLLQRETVNGAWDLPKAATMDRFYASHPEWSHSAPVAAPFHWKWYYAFQQVGDETAAPLSAAHRESIIARDRLTAYTAIFSPPVAVMRSLQKIAGTDTQSALAYEQKIRDYHAEIRHFFYPLLFEEVAFSRENLSGFPLFED encoded by the coding sequence ATGACAATACTCAAGGATATTTTGAGAGAATCAAGGTTCGTTCTTGGCAATCGGGTAACCCGACTGACCTGGCTCATATTGAGCGTTATCTGCGCGGCCGCCCTGGTGCTGGGACAAGCAGAAATCAATCGTCAGACAGATACTATAGAACGTACCCGCGCCCAGGACCGGATCGAGCTGGCACAGGCACTCGACGGTGCCGCCGACTACGGTGGCGCTGCCTATGATGCGTTCTCACTGACCTGGAACCCACCTGACGATGTCGCCTTCCTGGCGATCGGGCAACGCGATATCGCACCATGGATGCTTCGAATACGGGCGCTGGCACTGGAGGGGCAAATTCATGAGTCAGATAATTTCAATCCTGAACTGAGTCTGGCCGGTCGATTCGATTATGCGTTTGTCATCGCTTTTGTGCTGCCTCTGTTTATTATTGCGTTGCTCTACGATGTTTATGCTGGCGAACGCGATTCAGGGCGAGTCGCAATGCTAACCGCCACAGCACGCAGAGCTGGTCGCCTGTGGGCACCGAGAATTCTGGCGCTGAGCGGTGGGGCCGCCCTGGCATGCCTGCTGCCGCTCTGGTTGCTGGGGCTCTCTTTCGGAGGCAACGCGGCGGCATTGCTGGCTGTCAGTGCCATCGTGATTGCTGCCGTCATATTCTGGAGCCTGCTGGTGTCAGTCGTTGCATTCCGCACATGGTCAGCATCTGTTTCGGCAGCACTGGCGACAAGCTGCTGGCTGATTCTGGCTTTGCTGGTGCCGCTGTCGGGAAAACTTCTGATTGACCGGGCCGTACCCGGTATTGACGGTGCCCGGATCAGCCTGCTGCAGCGTGAAACTGTCAACGGCGCATGGGATCTGCCCAAAGCCGCGACGATGGATCGATTCTACGCCAGCCATCCCGAATGGTCGCACTCAGCGCCCGTCGCTGCGCCATTCCACTGGAAATGGTATTACGCATTTCAACAGGTCGGTGACGAAACAGCGGCACCCCTTTCGGCAGCTCACCGGGAATCAATTATTGCGCGGGACCGGCTGACCGCTTATACAGCCATCTTTTCTCCACCGGTTGCGGTCATGCGATCGCTGCAGAAAATTGCAGGGACCGATACTCAATCAGCGCTGGCATATGAGCAAAAAATTCGCGATTATCATGCCGAAATCCGACATTTCTTTTATCCTTTGCTGTTTGAGGAAGTTGCATTCTCAAGGGAAAACCTTTCAGGCTTCCCGCTGTTTGAGGATTAA